A window of the Chrysemys picta bellii isolate R12L10 chromosome 24, ASM1138683v2, whole genome shotgun sequence genome harbors these coding sequences:
- the ZPBP2 gene encoding zona pellucida-binding protein 2, producing the protein MDLALSQKEVIDPNYLWIGPNGKNLKGQSYVNLTETGKLMVRGFQESMSGSYTCTLSYKTINTDIQEEREKFKTYKFMVYAYREPDYTYQISVRFTTKECRLAANGQFFEELKKILNDLISDLTCHVIEPSYKCHVIKIPKHGLLDELFVTFQVNPFAPGWEAVCQQISYDCEDVTNRRVQEARDLIEEFFHKQTYVLKHEFRNVPAIHYIDHSFEVTRIDSCRPGFGKNDDTHNDCASCCVVCDPGTYSPNNEVRCRICTSIRIKHYGAKSC; encoded by the exons ATGGATTTGGCACTTTCTCAGAAAGAAGTAATAGATCCAAACTATTTATGGATTGGACCCAATGGAAAGAATCTAAAAG GACAAAGTTACGTCAATCTCACTGAAACAGGAAAACTGATGGTGAGAGGTTTTCAGGAGTCTATGTCTGGATCTTATACTTGCACTCTTTCTTATAAAACCATCAACACTGACAtacaagaagagagagagaaatttaagaCATATAAATTTATGGTATATG CATATCGGGAGCCTGACTACACATACCAGATATCTGTTCGGTTTACTACAAAAGAGTGCAGACTAGCAGCTAATGGTCAATTCTTTGAAGAGCTGAAGAAAATCTTGAATGATTTAATCTCTGATTTGACATGTCATGTTATAGAACCATCATACAAATGTCATGTCATCAAGATACCAAAGCATGGCCTCCTGGATGAGCTATTTGTTACTTTTCAAG TAAATCCTTTTGCCCCAGGATGGGAAGCAGTTTGCCAACAGATTTCTTATGACTGTGAAGATGTAACCAACAGAAGAGTTCAGGAG GCAAGAGATCTCATTGAAGAATTTTTCCATAAACAAACATATGTTCTGAAGCACGAGTTTCGGAATGTACCTGCAATACATTATATAGACCATAGTTTTGAAGTTACTCGCATTGACAGCTGTCGTCCAGGTTTTGGAAAAAATGATGACACCCACAATGACTGCGCTAGTTGCTGTG TGGTTTGTGACCCTGGAACATATAGTCCTAACAATGAAGTGAGATGTCGGATTTGTACAAGCATTCGAATCAAACACTATGGAGCAAAATCTTGCTAA